In a single window of the Cucumis melo cultivar AY chromosome 11, USDA_Cmelo_AY_1.0, whole genome shotgun sequence genome:
- the LOC103502115 gene encoding pentatricopeptide repeat-containing protein At4g26680, mitochondrial isoform X1: MRFLPFRRFSTLLGSVPRTYASINPKLDVRLGKRNRNSIPIPHRSIPEPRGQDLDFVNVVHSHLIHSDWSKLDCLSMGMTAFRVKHILLKTQKDYVLSLEFFNWVATQNPSSHTLETHCIILHILTKSRKFKSAESILRSIIESCSIDFPSKLFESLLYSYRLCDSSPHVFDLLFKTFAHLKKFRNASDTFCKMKDYGFLPTVESCNAFLSSLLNFSRGDIVLSFYREMRRRRIYPNSYTLNLVICAFCKLGRLDKANMVFEEMGTMGFSPNVASYNTLIAGYCNKGLLSSAMKLRSAMEKNGVPPDVVTFNTLINGFCNVGKLQEASKLFGEMKGMSLSPTTITYNILINGYSKAGNCEMGNRLFEEMSRFQVKTDILTYNALILGLCKEGKTKKAAYLVRELDEKGLVPNASTFSALIYGQCVRKQSERAFQIYKSMIKSSFIPCNQTFRMLLSTFCENEDYDGAVQLLGEMLSRRKAPDVNNLYELCAGLGQGGKVKTAIMLCSELEAQRLLPEGFDKLKAFGLLHDNKDAFG, encoded by the coding sequence AATTCCCGAACCCAGAGGGCAAGACCTTGATTTTGTTAACGTGGTACACAGCCATCTGATTCATTCGGATTGGAGTAAGCTTGATTGTTTGTCAATGGGTATGACAGCATTCAGAGTCAAACACATTCTACTGAAAACCCAGAAGGATTATGTACTTTCGCTCGAGTTCTTCAATTGGGTTGCGACTCAGAATCCTTCTTCTCATACCCTTGAGACCCATTGCATTATACTTCATATACTTACTAAAAGTAGAAAATTTAAATCTGCAGAATCAATTTTGAGGAGTATCATAGAATCGTGCTCTATTGATTTTCCTTCTAAATTGTTTGAATCCTTATTGTACTCCTACAGACTGTGTGATTCTTCGCCGCATGTTTTTGATCTGCTTTTCAAGACTTTTGCtcatttaaaaaagtttagaaatgCCTCTGATACATTTTGTAAGATGAAGGATTATGGATTTTTACCAACTGTGGAGTCCTGTAATGCATTTCTCAGCTCCTTGCTTAATTTCAGTAGGGGAGATATTGTGTTGTCGTTTTATCGGGAAATGCGGCGTCGTCGAATTTACCCAAATTCATATACACTCAACTTGGTTATTTGTGCTTTCTGTAAATTGGGAAGATTAGATAAGGCTAATATGGTGTTTGAGGAAATGGGAACCATGGGGTTTTCTCCAAATGTTGCATCTTATAATACACTCATTGCCGGCTACTGCAATAAAGGTCTTCTGAGTTCAGCCATGAAGCTTAGAAGTGCAATGGAAAAAAACGGAGTTCCTCCAGATGTTGTTACATTTAATACACTTATCAATGGGTTCTGCAATGTTGGGAAGCTGCAAGAAGCAAGTAAACTATTTGGTGAGATGAAAGGGATGAGTTTATCTCCTACCACAATCACCTACAACATTTTGATAAATGGCTACAGCAAAGCGGGCAATTGTGAGATGGGCAATAGACTTTTTGAGGAGATGTCAAGATTTCAAGTTAAAACTGATATTCTTACTTACAATGCCCTGATCTTGGGACTTTGCAAAGAGGGAAAGACAAAGAAAGCAGCATATCTGGTTAGAGAGCTTGATGAGAAGGGTCTTGTTCCGAATGCTTCAACCTTTTCTGCTCTAATTTACGGCCAATGCGTACGGAAACAGTCAGAGCGAgcatttcaaatatataaaagcATGATAAAAAGTAGTTTTATTCCTTGCAATCAGACCTTTAGGATGTTGCTGTCCACTTTCTGTGAGAACGAGGATTATGATGGAGCAGTCCAATTATTGGGGGAAATGTTGAGTAGACGTAAGGCACCTGATGTGAATAACTTATATGAGCTTTGTGCTGGACTTGGTCAGGGTGGAAAGGTTAAAACAGCTATAATGTTATGCAGTGAGTTGGAAGCTCAACGTCTATTGCCAGAAGGTTTTGACAAACTCAAAGCATTCGGTTTGTTGCACGATAACAAAGATGCATTTGGATAG
- the LOC103502116 gene encoding transcriptional regulator STERILE APETALA, producing MSSSAPSSSGGGRRRRGGGDFDGPSSSRRRGANEIWPEPFIEALATQVAIDASRSLGRIHAAAALSNVFQVCSTWRAVSRSELLWHRLTTRIWGRTYRLLDTWRDEYVYWHNIARNFRTGRSLHTVLRYDQSDVDEPDGLMCRCLAISLRHLACGFADGTVRLFDLATRLHITTFRPHHRDRLGQFSRAVSGIVIIADARLVFASIDGDIHVGIIAPNPAAISPTRRVHEGNVMNDGVLVDFAGCDRWWVGLYAGVPGRAIHIWDGNSEELVFVGGSLTDPESVTGWHMLAELTEQVGRVRVSNQESAVACTSLQLMVLDLRNQEVVLNEEENGVVRIVTSMDVSNETYIVVDGHGMAIVRRVDTMEEVCTFTVRGAAHRGVVGCINMGFAVMSSGGTIRVWDIEHGQYLCRFRERIGAANAIVANDRYVAASAFDTTLHLWDFGA from the exons atgTCTTCCTCCGCCCCTTCTTCCTCCGGTGGCGGACGACGGCGGAGAGGTGGTGGTGATTTTGATGGTCCATCTTCATCCCGCCGCCGTGGGGCCAATGAGATTTGGCCTGAGCCATTTATTGAAGCACTCGCCACTCAAGTCGCCATTGATGCTTCTCGCTCTCTTGGTCGTATCCATGCTGCTGCTGCTCTTTCTAATGTTTTCCAG GTATGTTCCACGTGGCGAGCGGTGTCTCGCTCTGAGCTACTGTGGCATCGTTTGACTACTCGTATATGGGGTCGGACCTATCGTCTACTCGACACGTGGCGAGATGAATACGTATACTGGCACAACATTGCTCGCAATTTTCGCACAGGTAGATCTCTCCATACTGTCCTCCGATACGACCAATCAGACGTAGATGAACCTGATGGTTTGATGTGTCGTTGCCTTGCCATCTCCTTACGCCACTTGGCATGCGGATTTGCTGATGGTACTGTCCGCCTATTCGACCTTGCTACGCGGTTGCATATCACGACGTTCCGCCCTCACCACCGTGATCGTCTTGGCCAGTTCTCGCGTGCTGTCTCTGGTATTGTTATCATTGCGGATGCTCGTCTCGTTTTTGCAAGCATTGATGGTGATATCCACGTTGGGATCATTGCCCCCAACCCTGCTGCTATTTCCCCCACTCGTCGAGTCCACGAGGGTAATGTGATGAATGACGGCGTGTTGGTTGACTTTGCCGGGTGTGATAGATGGTGGGTTGGACTGTATGCAGGTGTACCTGGTCGTGCAATCCACATATGGGACGGAAACAGTGAAGAACTCGTGTTCGTAGGGGGGTCGTTGACTGACCCAGAATCTGTAACAGGGTGGCACATGTTGGCGGAGCTAACAGAGCAGGTTGGTAGGGTACGAGTGTCGAATCAAGAATCGGCAGTAGCATGCACTAGCCTTCAACTCATGGTTTTGGACTTAAGAAATCAAGAGGTGGTATTAAACGAGGAGGAAAATGGGGTGGTACGGATAGTAACATCAATGGATGTAAGCAATGAGACTTACATAGTGGTGGACGGACATGGGATGGCCATTGTACGACGAGTGGACACAATGGAAGAAGTGTGCACGTTCACAGTAAGAGGGGCAGCTCACAGAGGGGTTGTGGGATGCATCAACATGGGTTTTGCTGTGATGAGTTCTGGTGGAACGATTAGAGTTTGGGACATAGAACATGGCCAATATCTGTGCAGGTTTAGAGAGAGGATTGGGGCTGCCAATGCCATTGTTGCCAATGATCGATATGTGGCTGCCTCCGCGTTTGACACAACATTACATTTGTGGGATTTTGGTGCATAA
- the LOC103502115 gene encoding pentatricopeptide repeat-containing protein At4g26680, mitochondrial isoform X2 encodes MGMTAFRVKHILLKTQKDYVLSLEFFNWVATQNPSSHTLETHCIILHILTKSRKFKSAESILRSIIESCSIDFPSKLFESLLYSYRLCDSSPHVFDLLFKTFAHLKKFRNASDTFCKMKDYGFLPTVESCNAFLSSLLNFSRGDIVLSFYREMRRRRIYPNSYTLNLVICAFCKLGRLDKANMVFEEMGTMGFSPNVASYNTLIAGYCNKGLLSSAMKLRSAMEKNGVPPDVVTFNTLINGFCNVGKLQEASKLFGEMKGMSLSPTTITYNILINGYSKAGNCEMGNRLFEEMSRFQVKTDILTYNALILGLCKEGKTKKAAYLVRELDEKGLVPNASTFSALIYGQCVRKQSERAFQIYKSMIKSSFIPCNQTFRMLLSTFCENEDYDGAVQLLGEMLSRRKAPDVNNLYELCAGLGQGGKVKTAIMLCSELEAQRLLPEGFDKLKAFGLLHDNKDAFG; translated from the coding sequence ATGGGTATGACAGCATTCAGAGTCAAACACATTCTACTGAAAACCCAGAAGGATTATGTACTTTCGCTCGAGTTCTTCAATTGGGTTGCGACTCAGAATCCTTCTTCTCATACCCTTGAGACCCATTGCATTATACTTCATATACTTACTAAAAGTAGAAAATTTAAATCTGCAGAATCAATTTTGAGGAGTATCATAGAATCGTGCTCTATTGATTTTCCTTCTAAATTGTTTGAATCCTTATTGTACTCCTACAGACTGTGTGATTCTTCGCCGCATGTTTTTGATCTGCTTTTCAAGACTTTTGCtcatttaaaaaagtttagaaatgCCTCTGATACATTTTGTAAGATGAAGGATTATGGATTTTTACCAACTGTGGAGTCCTGTAATGCATTTCTCAGCTCCTTGCTTAATTTCAGTAGGGGAGATATTGTGTTGTCGTTTTATCGGGAAATGCGGCGTCGTCGAATTTACCCAAATTCATATACACTCAACTTGGTTATTTGTGCTTTCTGTAAATTGGGAAGATTAGATAAGGCTAATATGGTGTTTGAGGAAATGGGAACCATGGGGTTTTCTCCAAATGTTGCATCTTATAATACACTCATTGCCGGCTACTGCAATAAAGGTCTTCTGAGTTCAGCCATGAAGCTTAGAAGTGCAATGGAAAAAAACGGAGTTCCTCCAGATGTTGTTACATTTAATACACTTATCAATGGGTTCTGCAATGTTGGGAAGCTGCAAGAAGCAAGTAAACTATTTGGTGAGATGAAAGGGATGAGTTTATCTCCTACCACAATCACCTACAACATTTTGATAAATGGCTACAGCAAAGCGGGCAATTGTGAGATGGGCAATAGACTTTTTGAGGAGATGTCAAGATTTCAAGTTAAAACTGATATTCTTACTTACAATGCCCTGATCTTGGGACTTTGCAAAGAGGGAAAGACAAAGAAAGCAGCATATCTGGTTAGAGAGCTTGATGAGAAGGGTCTTGTTCCGAATGCTTCAACCTTTTCTGCTCTAATTTACGGCCAATGCGTACGGAAACAGTCAGAGCGAgcatttcaaatatataaaagcATGATAAAAAGTAGTTTTATTCCTTGCAATCAGACCTTTAGGATGTTGCTGTCCACTTTCTGTGAGAACGAGGATTATGATGGAGCAGTCCAATTATTGGGGGAAATGTTGAGTAGACGTAAGGCACCTGATGTGAATAACTTATATGAGCTTTGTGCTGGACTTGGTCAGGGTGGAAAGGTTAAAACAGCTATAATGTTATGCAGTGAGTTGGAAGCTCAACGTCTATTGCCAGAAGGTTTTGACAAACTCAAAGCATTCGGTTTGTTGCACGATAACAAAGATGCATTTGGATAG